One window of the Rufibacter radiotolerans genome contains the following:
- a CDS encoding sensor histidine kinase: MPNARQNKWYWAIQLTGWTLYFLLGLFISYKFFKGSPTMYGIQFTGAFLFLGATHLQRHLSKKYHWQKLPIGQLAVLILLYNSVCSVLVQFITYAQMVVSGSYTWEQMEFLILLLYSVNGIIVLTAWSSFYFGFKSVQRWKAKEVETLKLQLSLKEAELEAIRSQLNPHFLFNSLNNIRSLVLEDPSKAREMITRLSAMMRYVIGYNRNNLVSVAEELEFLDHYVALEKIHFEDKLAFSAQVEEGLSKASIPPLGIQLLVENAIKHGIGTQPKGGNIHLSLQRQNGHVQVQVENTGRLSALPGPSGIGIQSLLERINHSLDQPGTFALDQKTDNSVTATLTLPYKEYENLHR; the protein is encoded by the coding sequence ATGCCTAACGCACGTCAAAATAAATGGTATTGGGCCATCCAGCTTACTGGGTGGACCCTTTACTTTTTATTAGGTCTGTTCATCAGTTATAAGTTCTTCAAGGGCTCCCCTACCATGTACGGCATCCAGTTCACGGGCGCGTTCCTGTTTCTGGGGGCCACGCACCTGCAACGCCATTTATCCAAGAAATATCACTGGCAGAAACTCCCCATCGGGCAACTGGCGGTGTTGATTCTGCTATACAATTCGGTTTGCTCTGTGTTGGTGCAGTTCATCACCTATGCCCAGATGGTGGTTTCCGGATCGTATACCTGGGAGCAGATGGAGTTCCTTATTCTGCTGCTGTATTCGGTCAACGGGATTATTGTCCTCACGGCCTGGTCTTCCTTTTACTTCGGGTTTAAGTCTGTCCAGCGCTGGAAAGCCAAGGAAGTGGAAACGCTCAAACTGCAACTGTCCTTGAAAGAGGCCGAACTGGAGGCCATCCGGTCCCAGCTGAACCCCCATTTCCTGTTCAATAGCCTCAACAACATTAGGTCCCTGGTGCTGGAAGACCCGTCCAAGGCCCGCGAGATGATTACCCGCCTGTCTGCCATGATGCGCTACGTGATTGGCTACAACCGCAACAACCTGGTGAGCGTGGCCGAGGAGTTGGAGTTTCTGGACCATTACGTGGCGCTGGAGAAAATCCATTTCGAGGACAAGCTTGCTTTCTCGGCGCAGGTAGAAGAAGGCTTGAGCAAGGCGTCTATTCCGCCCCTAGGCATCCAGCTGTTGGTGGAAAACGCCATTAAGCACGGCATCGGCACCCAGCCGAAGGGTGGGAACATCCATCTTTCCCTGCAAAGGCAGAACGGCCATGTACAGGTGCAGGTGGAGAATACCGGCCGGCTCAGTGCGCTTCCGGGGCCTTCTGGCATTGGCATCCAAAGCCTGCTGGAGCGTATCAACCATTCCCTGGACCAACCGGGCACGTTTGCCCTAGACCAAAAAACCGACAACAGCGTGACGGCCACGCTCACGCTTCCATACAAAGAATATGAGAATCTGCATCGTTGA
- a CDS encoding alpha/beta fold hydrolase encodes MKAKITFLLALLLVITLTAQAKVPSFKVVKTGKGPAMILIPGLNSDGEVWDETVRHYQKNYTCYVLTLPGFAGQPAIKADHFLNTVRDEIINYVQENKLKKPVLVGHSLGGYMVLSLSVKAPELFGKAVVVDGLPYIGAAQNPNATVETIKPMADQMKNSMAKMSPEMQKQQEASYGVTMATDSVHIKKVIDWGRKSDYKTTGQAMYEMYTTDLRKDIAGIKSPVLVLGAWFGYKNYGVTKETTTNMYKGQFANLPSAEVKIADTARHFIMYDEPAWMFAQMDAFLKK; translated from the coding sequence ATGAAAGCAAAAATCACTTTCCTCCTGGCCTTGCTCCTAGTTATCACCCTCACCGCACAAGCCAAAGTCCCCTCGTTCAAAGTAGTGAAAACAGGAAAAGGCCCGGCCATGATTCTGATTCCCGGTTTGAACTCAGATGGCGAAGTCTGGGACGAGACCGTGAGGCACTACCAGAAGAACTACACCTGCTACGTGTTAACCTTACCTGGTTTTGCGGGACAGCCGGCTATCAAGGCAGACCATTTCCTGAACACCGTGCGCGATGAGATCATTAACTACGTGCAAGAGAACAAGCTCAAGAAACCAGTGTTGGTGGGCCATAGCCTGGGTGGGTACATGGTGCTTTCCTTGAGCGTCAAAGCGCCTGAACTGTTTGGGAAGGCGGTGGTGGTAGACGGCCTGCCTTACATTGGCGCAGCCCAGAACCCGAACGCCACCGTGGAAACCATCAAGCCCATGGCCGACCAGATGAAGAACTCCATGGCCAAGATGAGCCCCGAAATGCAGAAACAGCAGGAAGCCAGCTACGGCGTGACCATGGCCACCGACTCTGTGCACATCAAGAAAGTGATTGACTGGGGCAGAAAGTCTGACTATAAAACCACCGGCCAGGCCATGTATGAAATGTACACCACCGACCTTCGCAAAGACATCGCCGGTATCAAATCGCCGGTGCTGGTATTGGGTGCCTGGTTCGGGTACAAAAATTACGGCGTGACCAAAGAGACAACCACCAACATGTATAAGGGGCAATTTGCTAACTTGCCTTCCGCCGAAGTTAAGATAGCAGACACCGCCCGCCACTTCATCATGTATGATGAGCCTGCCTGGATGTTTGCGCAGATGGACGCTTTCCTGAAGAAATAA
- the aspS gene encoding aspartate--tRNA ligase, translating into MLRSHTCGELRLEHIGQEVTLTGWVQKSRDKGGMLWVDLRDRYGITQLSLEEGVSAPEALTLARTLGREFVIKATGTVIERESKNDKIATGEIEIKVTALEILNPAKLPPFLIEDETDGGDDLRMKYRYLDLRRTPVRKSLELRHRMAQQTRSYLDGQGFIEIETPVLIKSTPEGARDFVVPSRMNPGEFYALPQSPQTFKQLLMVSGFDKYFQIVKCFRDEDLRADRQPEFTQIDCELSFVTQEDILNTFEGLVKHLFRTVKGIELADFPRMTYADAMRLYGSDKPDTRFGMQFVELNEVVKNKGFKVFDDAELVVGINASGSAHFTRKQLDELTDFVKRPQVGATGLVYARVQEDGSVKSSVDKFYSPEDLQSWAQAFNAQPGDLLLVLAGGADKTRKALNELRLEMGTRLGMRDKDTFSTLWVLDFPLLEWDEDSNRYHAMHHPFTSPKPEDMDLIDTNPGAVRANAYDMVINGVEVGGGSIRIHDRGVQSRMFDLLGFTTEEAQAQFGFLLDAFEYGAPPHGGIAFGFDRLCSLFGGADSIRDFIAFPKNNSGRDVMIDAPSPIAQAQLDELQIDTRLKG; encoded by the coding sequence ATGCTTCGTTCACACACCTGCGGCGAATTGCGCCTGGAACATATTGGTCAGGAAGTGACCTTAACCGGTTGGGTACAGAAATCACGCGACAAAGGCGGCATGCTGTGGGTAGACCTGCGCGACCGCTACGGCATCACGCAGCTAAGCCTGGAGGAAGGCGTTTCGGCCCCGGAGGCCCTCACGCTGGCCCGTACGCTGGGTCGTGAGTTCGTGATCAAGGCCACCGGCACCGTGATTGAGCGCGAGTCTAAAAACGATAAAATCGCCACCGGCGAAATTGAGATAAAAGTAACTGCGCTGGAAATCCTGAACCCGGCTAAGCTGCCCCCGTTCCTGATTGAGGACGAAACCGACGGCGGTGATGACCTGCGCATGAAGTACCGCTACCTGGACCTGCGCCGCACCCCGGTCCGCAAGAGCCTGGAACTGCGCCACCGCATGGCACAGCAAACCCGCTCGTATCTGGATGGTCAGGGCTTTATTGAGATAGAGACGCCGGTCTTGATTAAATCTACGCCCGAAGGTGCCCGTGACTTTGTGGTGCCTAGCCGCATGAACCCCGGTGAGTTCTATGCCCTGCCCCAGTCGCCGCAGACGTTCAAGCAACTCCTGATGGTGTCGGGTTTTGACAAGTATTTCCAGATTGTGAAGTGCTTTAGAGACGAGGACCTGCGCGCCGACCGTCAGCCCGAGTTCACCCAGATTGACTGCGAGCTTTCCTTCGTGACCCAGGAAGACATCCTGAACACCTTTGAAGGCCTGGTAAAGCACCTGTTCCGCACTGTGAAGGGAATAGAACTGGCAGACTTCCCGCGCATGACCTACGCCGACGCCATGCGCCTCTACGGCTCAGACAAACCAGACACCCGTTTCGGGATGCAGTTTGTGGAGTTGAACGAGGTGGTGAAAAACAAAGGCTTCAAGGTATTTGATGATGCCGAGCTGGTAGTAGGCATTAACGCCAGCGGCAGCGCCCATTTCACCCGCAAGCAATTAGATGAACTCACAGACTTCGTGAAGCGTCCGCAGGTAGGCGCTACCGGCCTGGTGTACGCCCGCGTGCAGGAAGACGGCAGCGTGAAATCAAGCGTAGACAAGTTCTACTCGCCGGAAGACCTGCAAAGTTGGGCCCAGGCCTTCAACGCCCAGCCCGGCGATTTACTGCTGGTGTTGGCCGGAGGCGCTGATAAAACCCGCAAAGCCCTAAACGAATTGCGCCTGGAAATGGGCACCCGCCTAGGCATGCGCGACAAAGACACCTTCTCCACGCTGTGGGTACTGGACTTCCCGCTGCTGGAGTGGGACGAGGACAGCAACCGCTACCACGCCATGCACCACCCCTTCACCTCGCCTAAGCCTGAGGACATGGACCTGATTGACACCAACCCCGGGGCCGTGCGCGCCAACGCCTATGACATGGTCATCAATGGCGTGGAAGTAGGCGGCGGGTCTATCCGTATTCATGACCGGGGCGTGCAGTCCCGCATGTTTGATTTACTAGGCTTCACTACCGAGGAAGCGCAGGCCCAGTTTGGGTTTCTGCTAGATGCATTTGAGTACGGCGCGCCTCCGCACGGGGGTATTGCCTTCGGGTTTGACCGCCTTTGCTCCCTTTTCGGTGGCGCAGACTCTATCCGGGACTTCATCGCCTTCCCTAAAAACAACTCGGGCCGTGACGTGATGATTGACGCACCTTCTCCTATCGCGCAAGCGCAGCTGGATGAGTTACAGATTGATACCAGATTGAAAGGCTAG
- a CDS encoding outer membrane beta-barrel family protein: MYTKLLLLLAMLWLICLAPVVRAQELEKYELKGIVKGAKGELLPAANLQLVKDPGQALVKVEVTGQDGSFLFSNLPAGQYKLMVSHYDYALYTSSVLNLTQNTNLGALVLAERAVALQEVKIEAQKPFVEQHFDKTVLNVENSITAAGSTVLEVLEKAPGLAVDQNDNISMRGRAGVMVMINGKRVPMSGTELATMLRGMNANDVAKIDLITNPSSKYDAAGNAGIIDIKLKKDSRLGTNGSITSSVGYGELPKLNQGLQVNHRAKDVNVFGSYNYVHRKDFNKLDIYREFFTPTSERRLIGVNDQKNLFSHQINSHNARLGFDLNLSPKTIVGLVGSGIFTDINRTTANQSQFFDSQRQYDKSTITNALNGTNRNNQSLNFNIKHTIDSTGKEISADVDYAAFQSHDRQNFVTQYFDTDKPMPDSLLHGNLNGELTIKSAKVDYTQPLKAIEANLEAGLKSSLVHADNNLQFFDRTRGRNTLDLNRSNHFIYRESIHAAYVNLNKKWAKASLQLGLRVENTNADGQQLSDGQTFDRAYTQFFPSAFVGYKLNKTHDVGLSVSRRIDRPTYNQLNPFVFYLDPSTKSSGNPFLLPQMTYSFEFTHTFKEKYVTKLSYSRTTDYIVSVLAPEQRPVPDPNPGQIPVVIQQDRNLAQFHYYGASFSVPISVARWYTSTNNIETYYGLYQGNLANTALRSGRPTFSINSTNTFQLPKDWSAEVIGIYRAREVYGFLDLQPIRFLTLGVQKQFLDKKANLKLNVTDVFYSNKVRATTALTGYMENFYQRRDTRVATLSFTYRFGKNQVAPSRRRTGGAEEEKRRAG, from the coding sequence ATGTACACTAAACTCCTTCTGCTACTAGCCATGCTTTGGCTCATCTGTCTCGCGCCGGTGGTGCGGGCCCAGGAACTGGAAAAGTATGAACTCAAAGGCATAGTGAAGGGGGCCAAAGGCGAACTCTTGCCGGCGGCCAACCTGCAGTTGGTCAAAGACCCGGGGCAGGCGCTGGTGAAAGTAGAGGTCACGGGCCAGGATGGGTCCTTCCTGTTCAGTAACTTACCGGCAGGGCAGTACAAACTGATGGTCTCCCACTATGACTATGCGCTGTATACATCTTCGGTCCTGAACCTCACGCAGAATACCAACCTGGGAGCCCTGGTGTTGGCCGAGCGGGCCGTGGCCCTACAGGAGGTGAAGATTGAGGCCCAGAAGCCGTTTGTGGAGCAGCACTTTGATAAGACCGTGCTTAACGTGGAGAACAGCATCACGGCCGCCGGAAGTACGGTGCTGGAGGTGCTGGAGAAGGCGCCCGGCCTGGCGGTAGACCAGAACGACAACATTAGCATGCGGGGCCGCGCCGGGGTAATGGTCATGATCAACGGGAAACGCGTGCCTATGTCTGGGACTGAACTGGCCACTATGTTGCGGGGCATGAATGCCAATGACGTGGCCAAGATTGATTTAATCACCAACCCGTCCTCTAAATATGACGCGGCCGGAAACGCGGGCATCATTGACATCAAGCTCAAGAAAGACAGCCGGTTGGGAACCAATGGCAGCATTACCTCTTCTGTGGGCTACGGCGAGTTACCCAAACTAAACCAGGGCCTGCAGGTAAACCACCGGGCCAAAGATGTGAACGTGTTCGGGTCTTATAACTATGTGCACCGCAAGGATTTCAACAAACTGGACATTTACCGGGAGTTTTTCACGCCCACCTCTGAGCGGCGGCTCATTGGGGTGAATGACCAGAAGAACCTGTTCTCACACCAGATCAACAGCCACAACGCGCGCCTGGGCTTTGACCTGAACCTGTCGCCTAAGACCATTGTAGGGCTGGTAGGAAGCGGCATTTTCACTGACATTAACCGCACCACCGCTAACCAATCACAGTTCTTTGACAGCCAGCGGCAGTATGACAAGTCTACCATCACCAACGCGCTCAACGGAACCAACCGGAACAACCAGTCACTTAACTTCAATATAAAGCACACCATTGACAGTACCGGCAAAGAGATAAGCGCAGACGTAGATTACGCGGCCTTTCAGTCACATGACCGCCAGAACTTTGTGACCCAGTATTTTGATACAGATAAACCCATGCCCGACTCTCTGTTGCACGGGAACCTGAACGGCGAACTGACTATTAAATCGGCTAAGGTAGATTACACGCAGCCTTTGAAAGCCATAGAGGCTAATCTGGAGGCCGGCCTGAAAAGCAGTTTAGTGCACGCAGACAATAACCTCCAGTTTTTTGACAGAACCCGCGGGCGCAACACCCTGGACCTGAACCGCAGCAACCACTTCATTTACCGTGAGAGCATCCATGCGGCCTACGTGAACCTGAATAAGAAATGGGCCAAGGCGAGCCTGCAATTGGGGCTACGGGTGGAGAACACCAACGCCGACGGGCAACAGCTCTCAGATGGGCAAACCTTTGACCGCGCGTATACCCAGTTTTTCCCGAGCGCCTTTGTGGGCTACAAACTAAACAAGACGCATGACGTGGGGCTTTCCGTGAGCCGGCGCATTGACCGCCCAACCTATAACCAGCTGAACCCTTTCGTGTTCTACCTGGACCCCAGCACCAAATCTTCCGGTAACCCTTTCCTGTTGCCCCAGATGACGTATTCGTTTGAGTTTACCCACACGTTCAAAGAAAAGTACGTGACCAAGCTCAGCTACAGTCGCACCACAGATTACATAGTGTCTGTGTTGGCCCCAGAGCAGCGCCCAGTACCAGACCCTAACCCAGGGCAGATTCCGGTGGTGATTCAGCAAGACCGCAACCTGGCCCAGTTCCATTACTATGGGGCCAGCTTCTCGGTGCCTATTTCTGTGGCAAGGTGGTATACCAGCACCAACAATATTGAAACGTACTATGGCCTCTACCAGGGGAATCTGGCCAATACCGCCCTTAGAAGCGGCCGGCCTACTTTCTCCATCAACTCTACCAACACGTTTCAGTTGCCCAAGGATTGGTCTGCCGAGGTGATCGGGATTTACCGGGCCCGTGAAGTCTACGGTTTCCTGGATCTGCAGCCCATCCGGTTCCTGACCCTGGGGGTTCAAAAGCAGTTCCTGGATAAGAAAGCCAACCTGAAACTCAATGTCACCGATGTGTTCTACTCTAATAAGGTACGGGCCACTACAGCCCTGACTGGCTACATGGAGAACTTCTACCAGCGCCGTGACACCCGCGTAGCCACGCTCAGCTTCACCTACCGCTTCGGGAAAAACCAGGTGGCCCCTTCGCGCCGCCGGACCGGTGGGGCAGAGGAGGAAAAACGCAGAGCCGGTTAA
- a CDS encoding tetratricopeptide repeat protein, whose product MKVFKVVSFVFAFIALTLQGVAANDMTSATENSSKEKIRKITQLIKREPANSQAYADRASAKMEAKDVFGAIHDFSAAINLSKENNAQYLLGRGNAFLEIGAYKEALKDFNVALENTSSAELLYGRAVAAYFLDDYFGALRDLDQVIAVAPNHPKALYNRAVVKMELKQLDGAAEDLESFLSHFPNHLEAERALAAADAALQK is encoded by the coding sequence ATGAAAGTTTTCAAAGTAGTTTCGTTTGTGTTTGCGTTCATAGCCCTGACTTTGCAAGGGGTTGCAGCCAATGATATGACTTCTGCTACTGAAAACTCCTCCAAAGAAAAAATCAGGAAGATTACCCAATTGATCAAAAGAGAGCCCGCCAACAGCCAGGCTTACGCAGATCGTGCTTCTGCTAAAATGGAAGCGAAAGACGTGTTTGGTGCCATCCATGATTTCTCTGCGGCCATTAACCTGAGCAAAGAAAACAATGCTCAGTACCTGTTGGGCCGCGGAAACGCTTTCTTAGAAATTGGTGCCTACAAAGAAGCTTTGAAAGACTTTAACGTGGCATTAGAGAACACTTCTTCTGCTGAGCTACTTTACGGACGCGCCGTAGCTGCTTACTTTCTGGATGATTATTTTGGAGCGCTGCGTGACCTGGACCAGGTAATTGCCGTTGCCCCTAACCATCCAAAGGCTTTATATAACAGAGCCGTAGTGAAAATGGAATTGAAACAACTAGACGGCGCTGCCGAAGATCTGGAAAGCTTCCTTTCCCATTTCCCTAACCATTTAGAGGCAGAAAGAGCATTGGCTGCGGCAGATGCTGCCTTGCAAAAGTAA
- a CDS encoding RNA methyltransferase: MRKLSMEELQRDSVEDFKNKQKNPLVLVLDNVRSLHNVGSAFRTADAFAVEKIYLCGITGTPPNKEIHKTALGATESVEWVHVASTLEAVEALKQQGYQVWAVEQAAGSISLTDFQPAAGSKNAFVFGNEVFGVEEEVIQASDGVLEIPQFGTKHSLNISVTVGVVVWDVLSKTLKNAVE, translated from the coding sequence ATGCGAAAGTTAAGCATGGAGGAACTCCAACGAGATTCAGTGGAGGACTTCAAAAATAAGCAAAAAAATCCGTTGGTTCTGGTTTTGGATAATGTGCGCAGCCTGCATAATGTGGGGTCGGCGTTCAGGACCGCCGATGCCTTTGCCGTGGAGAAGATTTACCTCTGCGGTATTACCGGCACACCCCCCAACAAGGAAATCCATAAAACGGCCCTGGGCGCCACTGAATCAGTGGAATGGGTGCACGTGGCCTCAACGCTGGAGGCAGTGGAGGCCCTGAAGCAGCAAGGCTACCAGGTTTGGGCGGTAGAGCAAGCGGCGGGCAGTATCTCTCTTACAGATTTTCAGCCGGCCGCTGGCAGCAAGAATGCCTTTGTTTTTGGGAATGAGGTGTTTGGCGTGGAGGAAGAGGTGATTCAGGCCTCCGACGGGGTGCTGGAGATACCTCAGTTCGGAACCAAGCACTCACTTAATATCTCGGTGACCGTGGGGGTAGTAGTCTGGGATGTATTAAGCAAGACCCTTAAAAACGCGGTTGAGTAA
- the mutS gene encoding DNA mismatch repair protein MutS: protein MKQYNAIKAKHPGALLLFRVGDFYETFGEDAIKASKILGIMLTKRGNGSASETALAGFPHHSLDTYLPKLVRAGQRVAICDQLEDPKTVKGIVKRGVTELVTPGVSFNDQVLEQKRNNYLASLHFGKDSMGIALLDASTGEFMLAQGDAGYAAKLLQNFSPAEVLFCKGKKEAFFQGFGPDFCHYALDEWVYSYDFAWEALNKQFNTKSLKGFGVEGLTEGITAAGAILHYLAETQHHDMRHISALGRLEEDKYVWLDRFTVRNLELIYPQHPEGVPLIDILDHTVTPMGGRLLRKWLVLPLKEAAQIRRRLDTVEALQARPELSQDIHHYLKQISDLERLISKVAVRRVNPRELLQLARALEATLPIKELLAVSGVPALQKLADQLLPCEAIRDEIQTILKPDAPMLTHQGNMIQTGIDAELDELRAIAFSGKDYLLQIQQREVQNTGISSLKIAYNKVFGYYLEVTHAHRDKVPASWIRKQTLVNAERYITEELKTYEEKILHAEDRLFVIEQRIFNELVLSAAEVVPQIQQNARALAILDCLANFARLAAQNGYVKPEVDESTVLNIKQGRHPVIEKQLPPGERYVPNDILLDNEEQQIIIITGPNMAGKSALLRQTALIVLMAQIGSFVPAEAAQIGVIDKIFTRVGASDNLSRGESTFMVEMTETASILNNLSDRSLVLMDEIGRGTSTYDGISIAWAIVEHLHNAPKGRAKTLFATHYHELNQLTEDFPRVRNFNVSVKESNGKILFMRKLVEGGSAHSFGIQVAQMAGMPNSVVIRASEIMHHLEQEKIAHPHQDPQETLKSLPKQPYQLSMFELNDPQLVRIKEMFEKLDINTITPVEALLKLNELKMLVDGKKEKA from the coding sequence ATGAAACAATACAATGCCATCAAGGCCAAACACCCGGGCGCGCTGCTGCTCTTCCGGGTAGGGGACTTTTATGAGACCTTCGGCGAAGACGCGATCAAGGCCAGCAAGATTCTGGGCATCATGCTCACCAAGCGCGGCAACGGATCTGCCTCAGAGACCGCCCTGGCCGGCTTCCCGCACCACTCCCTGGATACCTATCTGCCCAAACTGGTGCGGGCGGGGCAGCGGGTGGCTATCTGTGACCAGTTGGAGGACCCCAAAACGGTGAAAGGCATTGTGAAACGCGGCGTGACCGAGCTGGTGACGCCCGGCGTGTCCTTCAATGACCAGGTGCTGGAGCAGAAGCGGAACAATTATTTGGCGTCTTTGCACTTCGGGAAAGACAGTATGGGCATTGCTCTCCTGGATGCCTCTACCGGCGAGTTCATGCTGGCCCAGGGCGATGCCGGGTACGCCGCCAAGCTGCTCCAGAACTTCAGCCCCGCCGAGGTCTTGTTCTGCAAAGGCAAGAAAGAAGCGTTTTTCCAAGGCTTCGGGCCCGATTTCTGCCATTACGCCCTGGATGAATGGGTGTACAGCTATGACTTTGCCTGGGAAGCGCTCAACAAACAATTCAACACCAAGTCGCTGAAAGGCTTTGGCGTGGAGGGCCTCACTGAGGGCATTACCGCCGCCGGCGCCATCCTGCATTACCTGGCCGAGACCCAACACCATGACATGCGCCACATTTCGGCCCTGGGCCGATTGGAGGAAGACAAATACGTATGGTTGGACCGGTTCACGGTACGTAACCTGGAACTGATTTACCCGCAGCACCCCGAGGGCGTGCCGCTGATTGATATCCTGGACCATACCGTCACGCCCATGGGCGGCCGCCTTCTGCGCAAGTGGCTGGTGTTGCCCCTCAAAGAAGCGGCCCAGATTCGTCGGCGCCTTGACACGGTAGAGGCTTTGCAGGCCCGTCCGGAGTTGTCGCAGGACATCCACCATTACCTCAAGCAGATCAGTGACCTGGAACGGCTTATCTCTAAAGTGGCGGTGCGCCGCGTGAACCCGCGCGAGCTGCTGCAACTGGCCCGCGCCCTGGAAGCCACCTTGCCTATCAAAGAATTGCTGGCGGTGAGCGGCGTGCCTGCCCTGCAAAAGCTGGCCGACCAACTGCTGCCCTGCGAAGCCATCCGGGACGAAATCCAGACCATCCTGAAGCCCGACGCGCCCATGCTCACCCACCAGGGAAACATGATCCAGACGGGCATAGACGCGGAACTGGATGAGCTACGGGCCATTGCCTTCTCAGGCAAGGATTACCTGCTGCAGATTCAGCAGCGCGAGGTGCAGAACACTGGTATTTCATCCCTGAAGATTGCCTATAACAAAGTGTTTGGTTATTACCTGGAGGTGACCCACGCACACCGCGACAAGGTGCCTGCCAGTTGGATACGAAAGCAGACCCTGGTGAACGCCGAGCGCTACATCACCGAGGAACTGAAGACCTACGAGGAGAAAATCCTGCACGCCGAGGACCGCCTGTTCGTGATTGAGCAGCGCATCTTCAATGAACTGGTGCTGAGCGCCGCCGAGGTGGTGCCCCAAATCCAACAGAACGCCCGCGCCCTGGCTATTCTGGACTGCCTGGCTAACTTCGCGCGGCTGGCCGCGCAGAACGGCTATGTGAAGCCCGAAGTGGATGAGAGCACGGTGCTCAACATTAAACAAGGCCGCCACCCCGTTATTGAAAAGCAGTTGCCTCCTGGTGAGCGCTACGTACCCAATGACATTCTATTGGACAACGAGGAGCAGCAGATCATCATCATTACCGGGCCCAACATGGCCGGTAAAAGTGCCTTGCTGCGTCAGACGGCTTTGATTGTGCTCATGGCGCAGATCGGCTCTTTCGTGCCCGCCGAGGCCGCGCAGATTGGGGTCATTGACAAGATCTTCACCCGCGTGGGTGCCTCAGATAACCTGAGCCGAGGCGAAAGTACGTTCATGGTGGAGATGACCGAGACGGCCAGTATTCTCAACAACCTCTCTGACCGCAGCCTGGTCTTGATGGATGAGATTGGCCGCGGTACCAGCACCTATGACGGTATTTCCATTGCCTGGGCCATTGTAGAGCACCTGCACAACGCGCCTAAGGGTCGGGCCAAGACCCTGTTTGCCACCCACTACCATGAACTGAACCAACTCACCGAAGATTTTCCGAGAGTGCGCAACTTCAACGTGAGCGTGAAGGAGAGCAACGGCAAGATTCTGTTCATGCGCAAACTGGTGGAGGGGGGAAGCGCCCACAGCTTCGGGATACAGGTGGCGCAGATGGCCGGTATGCCCAACAGCGTAGTGATACGGGCCAGCGAAATCATGCACCACCTGGAGCAGGAGAAGATTGCGCACCCACACCAGGACCCGCAGGAAACCCTAAAAAGCCTGCCCAAGCAGCCCTACCAACTCAGTATGTTTGAACTCAACGACCCTCAGCTGGTACGCATTAAGGAAATGTTTGAGAAGCTGGATATCAATACCATTACCCCGGTAGAAGCCTTGCTAAAGCTGAATGAGCTGAAAATGCTGGTGGACGGCAAGAAGGAGAAAGCTTAG